From Flavobacterium lipolyticum, one genomic window encodes:
- a CDS encoding sulfatase-like hydrolase/transferase encodes MNLKEKLNEIGQKPDMILIITDEQRATQHFPPGWEEENLPTLTFLKKNGFSFDRAFCNTCMCSPSRSTLFTGLYPAKHGVSQTLTEGGLLSPQEPTLSNALPNIMNTLWADGYDVQFRGKWHMSKGVAPNGTKTNYEDLTAADISLFGAMGWIAPDAGEDVNPLNFGGGYANHDARYTAEAIQYLKEVRAQRAAGNHKPYCLILSLVNPHDVLAYPNTAGTSGYHPDSWSGREIGLPSTVNENLLESKKPMAQEQILINMALTLGAINSTEDKLNYINFYGYLLSLADKQFGYLIDELYREDEHGKKLADSALVTMTSDHGEMGLAHGGLRQKTFVAYEEALRVPLVISNPILFKDHPVKHSMALATLADIFPTFIDMANVSNPPTGLAGTSLLPIMQDNTPVQHSILFTYDDIKAGSNSTWTIVRAANRIRCIRTEKWKFDYYFDAATAYFKQYELYDLVNDPLEITNLAYDPAYSEIRHELEEQLHQLEVEKLWVNAPKDVYSTTTFN; translated from the coding sequence ATGAACTTAAAAGAAAAACTTAACGAAATTGGCCAAAAGCCGGACATGATTTTAATTATTACTGATGAGCAGCGCGCTACTCAACATTTTCCACCGGGATGGGAGGAAGAAAACCTTCCTACACTAACTTTTCTAAAAAAGAATGGTTTTAGTTTTGACCGTGCATTTTGTAACACCTGCATGTGCTCCCCTAGCCGTTCGACCTTATTCACAGGTCTATATCCCGCAAAACATGGCGTAAGTCAAACGTTAACTGAAGGTGGTCTGTTGTCACCTCAGGAGCCTACGCTTAGCAATGCACTGCCTAATATTATGAATACACTTTGGGCCGATGGCTATGATGTGCAATTCAGGGGAAAATGGCACATGAGTAAAGGTGTTGCTCCTAATGGAACTAAAACAAACTATGAGGATTTAACGGCCGCCGATATTTCACTCTTTGGGGCTATGGGCTGGATTGCTCCCGACGCCGGTGAAGATGTGAACCCGCTTAATTTTGGAGGTGGCTACGCCAATCACGACGCCAGATACACCGCCGAAGCTATTCAATATCTAAAAGAAGTGAGAGCGCAGAGAGCTGCTGGAAATCATAAACCTTATTGTTTGATTCTTTCACTCGTAAATCCTCATGATGTATTGGCTTATCCTAATACAGCGGGTACATCAGGATATCATCCGGATAGCTGGTCAGGTAGAGAAATTGGGCTTCCTTCCACTGTAAACGAAAATTTACTGGAAAGTAAAAAACCTATGGCTCAGGAACAAATTCTGATTAATATGGCTTTAACTCTTGGAGCGATCAATAGTACCGAAGATAAACTGAATTATATTAATTTTTATGGTTATTTGTTGAGTCTTGCCGACAAACAGTTTGGCTACCTGATTGACGAATTGTACAGAGAAGATGAACACGGCAAAAAACTCGCCGATTCAGCCTTAGTTACAATGACATCCGATCACGGAGAAATGGGACTTGCTCATGGCGGATTACGTCAGAAAACTTTTGTCGCTTATGAAGAAGCTTTAAGAGTTCCCCTTGTTATATCTAATCCGATATTATTTAAAGATCATCCTGTCAAACACTCTATGGCCTTAGCAACCTTAGCAGATATTTTTCCAACTTTTATTGATATGGCCAACGTATCCAATCCGCCAACGGGACTTGCAGGTACCAGTTTACTGCCAATAATGCAGGACAACACTCCTGTTCAGCACAGTATACTGTTTACTTACGATGATATCAAAGCAGGTTCGAACAGTACCTGGACGATCGTAAGAGCTGCGAATCGCATTCGATGTATCAGAACCGAAAAATGGAAATTCGATTATTACTTTGATGCCGCCACGGCCTACTTCAAACAGTATGAGCTGTATGATTTAGTTAATGACCCATTGGAAATCACCAATCTTGCCTACGATCCGGCTTATAGTGAAATCAGACACGAATTAGAAGAACAACTGCATCAACTGGAGGTTGAAAAACTTTGGGTGAATGCGCCAAAAGATGTTTATAGTA